The Geothrix oryzae DNA window ATCTTCGTGGGCTTCGTGGAGGAGGACAGCAGCGGCTATCCCGACTGCCGCGAGGCCTTCCTCCGCAGCTTCGAGCAGACTGCCAACCTGGGCACGAAGCCCGAGACGAACCTGGCCTTCCACGCGCCGCTCCTCCACCTCCGCAAGGCCGAGATCGTGGCGAAGGGTCGGGAGCTCGGCGCGCCGCTGCACCTCACCTGGTCCTGCTACCAGAGCGAGCAGGAGGCCTGCGGCCACTGCGACTCGTGCCACCTGCGGCTGCGGGGCTTCCAGCAAGCGGGATTCCCAGATCCCATTCCGTACGCGTTCATCCCCGATTCCCTGAAGGTGTGACCATGGCCATCAAGAAGACCCCCAAAGCCTCCCTCCCCGATCAGCTGCCTCAGTTCGTGGTCACGCGGCCCACGGGCAAGCTCGATACCTTCGTGAGCCCCCGGCCGGGACGGCCCTTCACCATCACTTTCGAGACGGAGGAGTTCACCTGCCTCTGCCCGCTCACGGGCCAGCCGGACTTCGCGAAGCTGCGCATCCTCTACCAGCCGGACCAGCTCTGCGTGGAATCCAAGTCGCTCAAGCTTTACCTCTGGAGCTTCCGCGACCGGGGCGCCTTCCACGAGGCGGTGACCAACCAGATCCTCGACGACCTGGTGACGGCCCTTCAGCCCCAGTGGATGCGCATCGAGGGCGACTTCCTCATCCGCGGCGGCATCCGGACCGTCGTCGTGGCGGAACACGGGAAGAAGCAGTAGGCGCCGCCCATGAAGGCCGTCATCGCCCTCGGCTCGAACCTCGGCGACCGCCGGGCGCACCTCGAGGCGGGGCTGGCCGCCCTGCGCACGCTCGGTCCGGTGGTGCCTTCGCCCCTGGTGATGGAAACGCCCGATGAGTCCGGTCGCGGGCCCGCCTACCTCAACACCGTGGCGGTCCTGGTGACGGGGGAAACGGACCCTCGCCGCCTGCTGGAGTCCCTGTTGCGCCTGGAGCTGGGCGAGGGGCGGGACCGCAGCGCCGGCCGGAACGCGCCCCGCACCCTGGACCTGGACCTCATCACCACGGACGGCTCGCCGGGGAGTTGGACCTGGGCGACGCCGGAGGACCTGCGCGTGCTGGGCCCCGAGCTGAACCTGGAGCTGCCCCATCCCCGCGCCTTCAGCCGGCCCTTCGTCCTCGAACCATGGCGCGCGCTGTCCGATCCCGGAGTGTGCGGCGGGGTGATTCCACGAAGAGAAAACAGCTAGCCCCAAAGAACGCAAAGGGCGCAAAAGGAAGAGGTTCCCTTCTGTGCCCTTTGCGTTCTCTGGGGCTGCTCAGGCCTTATCTACTTCGTCCAGCGCTCGCACCAGCCGAGGACAGTCTCATACCAGAGCTTGCTGTTCTGGGGCTTGGCGACGAAGTGGGTCTCGTCAGGGAAGTAGAGCAGCTGGCTGGGGACGCCCCGCACCTGGAGGGTGTTGTAGAGCTGGAAGGCCTCGGTGACGGGCACGCGGTAGTCCAGTTCGCCGTGGATGACGAGCATGGGCTTGGTCATCTTCGCGATGGCGCTGCTGGGGCTCTGGGACTGCCAGCGGGCCTTGGTCTCGGCGCTCTCCCAGGGCCAGCCCTTGAACTCCCAGTGGGGGAACCAGAGCTCTTCGGTGCCCAGCTGCATGGACTCGGTGTTGAAGATGCTGGCGTGGGTCACGAAGGCGGCAAAGCGCTCGGGGTAGTGCCCGGAGATCCAGTTCACGGCGTAGCCGCCGTAGCTGCCGCCGGCGGCCACCACGCGCTTGGCATCGGCGTTGGGGAACTGCTTGAGCACGGCATCCAGGGTATTCATGAGGTCGGTCATGACCGCGCCGTTCCAGTCGCCGCTGATGGCGTCGGTGTAGGCCTGGCCGAAGCCCGTGGATCCCCGGGGATTGGGCAGCACCGTGATGAAGCCGCGGCCGGCCCAGGCCTGGGCGTTCCACCGGGGATGCCAGGCGTCGGCCCAGGCACCCTGGGGGCCACCGTGGATGACGAAGGCCACCGGGTAGGTCTTGTTGGGGTCGTAGCCCACGGGCTTCACCACGAAGGCGTGGGTCCTGGCGGGCTTGCCGTCCACGGCCACAGTGTCGATCCACAGCTCTTCGCCGGGGTTCAGGCTCAGGTCCTTGGCCAGGGCCTCGTTGTGCTTCGTGGCACGCGCGGCCTTGCCGGTCTTGAAGTCCAGGGCGTAGAGGTCCTGGGGCGTGGTGAGGCTGGTGGAGACGACGATGGCCTGGCCCTTGGCTGCGGCGGAGCCGCTCGGGCTCAACGCGAAGCCCTCGATGTGGAGGCCGGTGCTGAGGCGCTGGAGGGCCTTGCCGTCCCAGCGGAAGAGATCCGTGTGGCCCTGTTGTTCGGAGGTCCCCACGAGGTCCTGGCCCTGCCACTGGTAGTCGCCGAAGCTCTGGTCGAAAGCCTGGGTGGTGCGGACCACCTGGCCGGTGGCCCGGTCCATGACCCAGAGCTCCCACTTGTCGGCCTCGAAGCCGGGCCGGCGCTGGGCGCGCCAGGCCAGGTACTTGCCGTCCGGCGAGTAGCGGGGCGAGTTGTCCATGGCCTTGTTGGCGGACAGCAGCTTCGCGGGACCGCCCGCGAAGGCCACTTCGTAGATTTCGCCGTTGGTGCTGGTGGCCTTGGTCTGCTCGGGGGCGGATTCAAAGGCCAAGGCCTTGCCGTCCGGCGCCCAGGCGAAGCCGTCACCGGCGGAGACATCGGCGTAGTTGGGCACATCGGTGGTGAAGCCGGCCGTGAGATCCCGGGGCGCGGCGCTGCCGTCGGCGGGCACCACGAAGAGGTGGCTCACCTGCTGGGGATCCTTCCACTCGTTCCAGTGCCGGTAGCTCAGGGTCGTGTAGAGGCGCCCGGAAACCTTGGAGGCCTCCTTGGCCTTGAGGTAGGCCGCATTCTCCGCATCGACGCCGCTGGGAACGGTGGTGCTGAGGAAGGCCAGCCACTTGCCGTCCGGACTCCAGACCTGGCCCGAGGCGCTGCCGCTCAGCTGCGTGACCTGACGCTTGGCCTTCGTGCCCAGGTCCACCACCCACACCTGGCCGCCGGACTGGTAGGCCAGCCGCTTGCCGTCAGGGCTGAAGCGGGGGCGGCTCTGGCTGCCCGAGCCGAGCTCCAGCTCCTTCGCCTCGCCGCCAGCGGGCTTGAACCAGATGCGGCTCACGGACTTGTTGGCCGCGAAGTCCACGGTACCCACCTGGTAGGCCAGGTCGCCGGAGGCCGACAGCTGGGGTTCGGTGACGCGCTTGACCTTGAACAGGTCGTCCACCTGCAAGGGGCGGCTGGCCAGCAGGGGCAGCGCCGCGGCGAGAAGAAGGATCGGGGTCTTCATGAGTACTCCGGAAATCAGTATTCGGACTGCAGGTAACGGGCGATGACGGTGCGCTGGATCTCGCTGGTGCCTTCGCCGATGGTGCAGAGCTTCACATCCCGGTAGTACTTCTCCACCGGGTAGTCCTTGGTGTAGCCGTAGCCGCCGAGGATCTGCACCGCCTCGTTGGCCACGCGGCAGGCCACCTCGGAGCTGTAGAGCTTGGCCATGCTGGCGGCCTTGGCGTAGGGCAGGCCCTGGTCCTTCAGGCCCGCGGCGCGGTAGATGAGCAGGCGGGCGGCCTCGATCTCCGTGCCCATGTCCGCCAGCTTGAACTGGATCCCCTGATGGTCCGCCAAGGGCTTGCCGAAGGTGTAGCGGATCTTGCTGTAGCGCACGGCCTCCTCGAAGGCGCCCTGCGCCATGCCGAGGCCTAGGGCCCCGATGCTGATGCGGCCGCCGTCGAGGGTCTTCATGGCCTGCTTGAAACCCAGGCCGTCCTCGCCCAGGAGGTTGGCTTCGGGCACCTTCACATCCTCGAGGATCAGCTCGGAGGTGTCGCTGGCCCGCAGGCCCAGCTTGTTCTCCTGCTTGCCGGCCCGGAAGCCGTTCATGCCCTTCTCCAGCACGAAGGCGCTGATGCCGTCGGCGCTGCTGCGGCCGGGTTCGGAGGGGCGGGTGCGGGCCATCACCACGAAGATGTCGCCCACGGTGCCATGGGTGATGAAGGTCTTGGTGCCGTTCAGGATGTAGTGCGAGCCTTCCTTCTTGGCGGAGGTGCGGAGGGAGCCCGCGTCACTGCCCGAACCCGGCTCGGTGAGGCCCCAGGCGCCGAGGGCCTGGCCGCTGGCGAGAGGCCTCAGGTACTGCTGCTTCTGGGCCTCGCTGCCCATGGCGAAGATGTGGTTGCTGCAGAGGCTGTTGTGCGCGGCGACGGTGATGCCCACGGAGCCGTCCACCCGGGAGAGCTCTTCGACCACCACGGCGTATTCCAGGTAGCCCATGCCGGCGCCACCGTACTCCTCGGGGAAGATGACGCCCATCATGCCCATCTCGCCCAGCTGCTTCACCACGGCCATGGGGAAGGTCTTGGCCTCGTCCCAGGCCATGACATGGGGGCGGATCTCCTTTTCCGCGAACCTGCGCACTTCCTGGCGCAGGGCTTCAACATGCTCGGGGAGCGTGACATCCATGGGGGCCTCGCTTCAGCGGAGGGTGGCGGCTGTCGTGGGGGTGGCGCGGGTGGTGAGCTGCTTCTTGTGGAGCAGGGCCTCGGCCTCCGGCATCACCTCCATGGCCCGGAGGATGGCGGGATCCTTCTCGCACTGGATCTTGAAGCCCGCCTCGATGCCGAACGCCACATTCTGCATCTCGATGGAGAGCTGCTCCTGCATGGCGGCCAGGTTGGCCTCCCACTCCTGGTCGGAGATCGTCAGCTTCTGCTCCAGGGCCCAGGCGCGGAAGCGGGCCATGACGATCTCGTCGGCGTGCTGGCCGGGCCGGATGCCGAAGTGCTCCTTCTCGTGCACGGCGTAGCGGAAGAAGGCCGAGTGGCGGAAGCGGAGGTTGACCATGAAGTCGCTGAACTTGACGGAGGGGATCGAGTAGTCGGGGTTGATGCCGCCCCCGCCGTAGACCGTACGGCCCAGATCGGTCTTGAAGGCCGGCCCCTGCGGCTTGGTGTCCTTCTCGTCTTCCGGGTTGTAGTAGTCGTCCAGGCCGTGCGAGTAGTCCCGCTGGATGCTGCGGCCCGAAGGCGTGTAGTAGCGGGCCGTGGTGAGCAGGAGGCCGCGGGAGCGGTTGATGGTCACCACGCTCTGAACGAGGCCCTTGCCCCAGCTGGTCTGGCCCACGACGAGACCCCGGTCGTGATCCTGCACGGCGCCGGTGACGATCTCGCTGGCGCTGGCCGAGCCGCGGTTGATGAGGATGACGAGGGGGAACGGGTCGAGCTGGGCGCCCTTGCTGGTGCGGGTCTGGTTCTCGTCCCGGCCGTCGCGGCCCTTCTGGCTCACGATGAGCTGGTCGGGGCCGAGGAGCTGGCGGCAGATGCCGATGGCCGCGTCGAGCACGCCCCCGCCGTTCTGCCTCAGGTCGAGGATGAGCTGCTTCATGCCCTGCTTCTTCAGGGTGGTCACGGCCTTCTCGAACTCCTCCGAGGTGGTCTCGCCGAAGTCCTTGATGAGGATGAAGCCCGTGGTGGGGTTCAGCATGAAGCTGTAGTAGACGCTGTTGGTGGGCACTTCGGCCCGGGGGATGGAGAAGCGGAGCAGGTCGGGAACGCCGGTGCGCTGGACGGCGATCTCCACCAGGGTGCCCTTCTCTCCGCGCAGCTTCTGGAGGGCCGCATTGGAGCTCATGCCCTCGGTATTGGCGCCGTCGATCTCCTTGATGATGTCGCCGGAGCGCACGCCCAGGCGCTCGGCCGGGCCGCCTTTCATGGGGCTGATGATGGCGATGCCCTGGTCGTGCTGCTGGATGATGGCGCCGATGCCGAAGAAGGAGCCCTTCTGCTCCTCGCGGAGCAGGCGGAACTCGCTTTCATCCATGTAATTCGAGTGGGGGTCCAGCGTGTGCAGCATGCCCTGGATGGTGGCGTGGGTGAGCTGCCGGGGGGCCGGCGGCTCGGGGCTCTGCTTCTGCACCAGGTCCATGACTTCGGTCAGGGTCTCGAGGCTGCGCTGCCGCGCGCCCTCGCCGTTGGTCCGGGCCAGCAGCGGGCCCGCCACGGCGACGGTGACCGCCATGACCATCCACATCCAATTGCGCTTGACGAAACGGGCCATGAGGCTCCCGGGGAGAATGCCTCCAGGATACCCCTGCTCCGGGCTAGAAGCCTTCCAGGATCCTCTGGGCCACGGGGGCCATGCGCTCCCGGCTGGTCCGGGTGGCGTAGACGATGCTTTCGAACTGCCGGTAGGCGAGCTCGAGGTCGTCATTCATCACCAGGTAGTCGTAGGCGTGGTAGAGCTCCATCTC harbors:
- the folK gene encoding 2-amino-4-hydroxy-6-hydroxymethyldihydropteridine diphosphokinase encodes the protein MKAVIALGSNLGDRRAHLEAGLAALRTLGPVVPSPLVMETPDESGRGPAYLNTVAVLVTGETDPRRLLESLLRLELGEGRDRSAGRNAPRTLDLDLITTDGSPGSWTWATPEDLRVLGPELNLELPHPRAFSRPFVLEPWRALSDPGVCGGVIPRRENS
- a CDS encoding S41 family peptidase; this translates as MARFVKRNWMWMVMAVTVAVAGPLLARTNGEGARQRSLETLTEVMDLVQKQSPEPPAPRQLTHATIQGMLHTLDPHSNYMDESEFRLLREEQKGSFFGIGAIIQQHDQGIAIISPMKGGPAERLGVRSGDIIKEIDGANTEGMSSNAALQKLRGEKGTLVEIAVQRTGVPDLLRFSIPRAEVPTNSVYYSFMLNPTTGFILIKDFGETTSEEFEKAVTTLKKQGMKQLILDLRQNGGGVLDAAIGICRQLLGPDQLIVSQKGRDGRDENQTRTSKGAQLDPFPLVILINRGSASASEIVTGAVQDHDRGLVVGQTSWGKGLVQSVVTINRSRGLLLTTARYYTPSGRSIQRDYSHGLDDYYNPEDEKDTKPQGPAFKTDLGRTVYGGGGINPDYSIPSVKFSDFMVNLRFRHSAFFRYAVHEKEHFGIRPGQHADEIVMARFRAWALEQKLTISDQEWEANLAAMQEQLSIEMQNVAFGIEAGFKIQCEKDPAILRAMEVMPEAEALLHKKQLTTRATPTTAATLR
- the queF gene encoding preQ(1) synthase, encoding MVTRPTGKLDTFVSPRPGRPFTITFETEEFTCLCPLTGQPDFAKLRILYQPDQLCVESKSLKLYLWSFRDRGAFHEAVTNQILDDLVTALQPQWMRIEGDFLIRGGIRTVVVAEHGKKQ
- a CDS encoding acyl-CoA dehydrogenase → MDVTLPEHVEALRQEVRRFAEKEIRPHVMAWDEAKTFPMAVVKQLGEMGMMGVIFPEEYGGAGMGYLEYAVVVEELSRVDGSVGITVAAHNSLCSNHIFAMGSEAQKQQYLRPLASGQALGAWGLTEPGSGSDAGSLRTSAKKEGSHYILNGTKTFITHGTVGDIFVVMARTRPSEPGRSSADGISAFVLEKGMNGFRAGKQENKLGLRASDTSELILEDVKVPEANLLGEDGLGFKQAMKTLDGGRISIGALGLGMAQGAFEEAVRYSKIRYTFGKPLADHQGIQFKLADMGTEIEAARLLIYRAAGLKDQGLPYAKAASMAKLYSSEVACRVANEAVQILGGYGYTKDYPVEKYYRDVKLCTIGEGTSEIQRTVIARYLQSEY
- a CDS encoding dipeptidyl-peptidase 5, with protein sequence MKTPILLLAAALPLLASRPLQVDDLFKVKRVTEPQLSASGDLAYQVGTVDFAANKSVSRIWFKPAGGEAKELELGSGSQSRPRFSPDGKRLAYQSGGQVWVVDLGTKAKRQVTQLSGSASGQVWSPDGKWLAFLSTTVPSGVDAENAAYLKAKEASKVSGRLYTTLSYRHWNEWKDPQQVSHLFVVPADGSAAPRDLTAGFTTDVPNYADVSAGDGFAWAPDGKALAFESAPEQTKATSTNGEIYEVAFAGGPAKLLSANKAMDNSPRYSPDGKYLAWRAQRRPGFEADKWELWVMDRATGQVVRTTQAFDQSFGDYQWQGQDLVGTSEQQGHTDLFRWDGKALQRLSTGLHIEGFALSPSGSAAAKGQAIVVSTSLTTPQDLYALDFKTGKAARATKHNEALAKDLSLNPGEELWIDTVAVDGKPARTHAFVVKPVGYDPNKTYPVAFVIHGGPQGAWADAWHPRWNAQAWAGRGFITVLPNPRGSTGFGQAYTDAISGDWNGAVMTDLMNTLDAVLKQFPNADAKRVVAAGGSYGGYAVNWISGHYPERFAAFVTHASIFNTESMQLGTEELWFPHWEFKGWPWESAETKARWQSQSPSSAIAKMTKPMLVIHGELDYRVPVTEAFQLYNTLQVRGVPSQLLYFPDETHFVAKPQNSKLWYETVLGWCERWTK